The Stomoxys calcitrans chromosome 3, idStoCalc2.1, whole genome shotgun sequence genome includes a region encoding these proteins:
- the LOC106083936 gene encoding protein Aatf yields MLKKPKNKQKTVAEKVAALLTHRNESGSEDSDSEKEATAPKVVEFDENEYQMPEARTTEFRKRNVKLLSEQSSKYKGKISSRKELEEDDEQEESDDDDDDVDGLEYEESDESEGDGDGDNEIAEDSSESENEKALKSFGSALRKQQVNNKQVGDSDESEDHFDEEDAEEGTESEDGGEDDDDDVEDDDDEDDDEYDNEEDEDDANEESEVISKVNRDAEIQKGLCVQNQLQLWERLLEMRIKSQKILSQANQLPAADEIKQLVSSNDEHKTTTQEAVKQTQKLLQSLLQLQDTLYSQYSELNKSIKPSLKRPSPFKQQHPNSEEPPLKQINGYLQDRFDTFRSYRNSVLIKWDDRTKLLQPGAGAKKRTLEEYDIIEKIDNTLMNKATLIQKSQQMKNSQRPKTEEDTENKLQTGEDDLNVNVYDDSDFYHQQLRELIEYKANTSNNMSEVTKQYLELQKLRQKMKKKVDTRASKGRKLRYVVHNKLINFMAPHDNSSWTNDSKDELCKSLFV; encoded by the exons ATgttaaagaaaccaaaaaataagcaaaaaactGTTGCCGAAAAGGTAGCAGCTCTTCTAACGCATCGCAATGAAAGCGGCAGCGAAGACAGTGATTCTGAGAAGGAGGCAACCGCACCAAAAGTTGTTGAATTTGATGAAAATGAATATCAGATGCCTGAGGCCAGAACCACCGAGTTTCGTAAACGTAATGTTAAACTATTGTCTGAACAGAGTTCCAAGTATAAAGGAAAGATATCCTCAAGAAAGGAATTGGAAGAGGATGACGAACAGGAAGAAagcgacgatgatgatgatgacgtcgACGGACTGGAATATGAAGAAAGCGATGAAAGTGagggtgatggtgatggtgacaATGAAATAGCAGAAGACTCTTCAGAGTCTGAAAATGAAAAGGCATTGAAAAGTTTTGGCAGCGCCCTAAGAAAGCAGCAAGTAAATAATAAGCAAGTTGGAGATTCTGATGAAAGTGAA GATCATTTCGACGAAGAGGATGCTGAAGAAGGTACCGAAAGTGAAGATGGTGgcgaggatgatgatgatgatgttgaagaTGATGACGACGAAGACGATGATGAATACGACAATGAGGAAGATGAAGACGACGCCAATGAAGAAAGTGAAGTCATTAGCAAAGTAAATCGTGATGCTGAAATACAAAAAGGTTTATGTGTTCAAAATCAATTACAACTTTGGGAACGACTTCTTGAAATGCGCATCAAGTCTCAGAAAATTCTCTCTCAGGCCAATCAGCTACCAGCAGCAGATGAAATAAAACAACTTGTCTCGTCAAATGATGAGCACAAAACCACTACCCAAGAAGCtgttaaacaaacacaaaagttATTACAAAGCCTATTGCAACTACAGGACACTCTGTATTCTCAATACTCGGAATTGAATAAAAGTATAAAACCCTCCTTGAAAAGACCTTCGCCGTTTAAACAACAACATCCAAATAGTGAGGAGCCTCCCTTAAAACAAATTAATGGTTATTTACAAGATCGTTTTGATACATTTCGTTCATACCGCAATAGTGTGCTAATAAAATGGGATGACCGCACTAAATTACTACAACCAGGAGCTGGAGCCAAAAAGCGTACTCTGGAAGAATATgatattattgaaaaaattgacAATACGCTTATGAATAAGGCAACGCTAATACAAAAGTCCCAGCAAATGAAAAACAGCCAAAGGCCTAAAACTGAGGAAGACACAGAAAACAAACTACAAACGGGTGAAGACGATTTAAATGTCAATGTATATGATGATAGTGATTTCTATCACCAACAATTGAGAGAGCTGATAGAATATAAGGCGAATACCTCAAATAATATGAGTGAAGTTACGAAACAATATTTGGAATTGCAAAAGCTGAGGcagaaaatgaaaaagaaagtGGATACCAGGGCTAGTAAAGGTCGAAAGTTACG TTATGTGGTACACAATAAACTTATCAACTTTATGGCTCCCCATGATAATTCTTCCTGGACCAATGATTCAAAAGATGAATTATGTAAATCCCTATTTGTgtaa
- the LOC106086817 gene encoding uncharacterized protein LOC106086817 produces the protein MKFQDIIYAAAARFIPISEENAASIRNYLKPSSGLPMADSESTLSNITSIQSQLQSLYETCPEPMKIYQSLQNTATSDKVSNLQKALDKHTHLLQDLQQQQRSIAATINLSQPATYVVSSGGGGGGGGVVATGSGKTATILVSKSKTKTGLPLLLKNSINN, from the exons ATGAAATTCCAAGACATCATttacgcagcagccgctcgctttatacca ATTTCTGAGGAAAATGCTGCTTCAATACGTAATTATTTAAAACCCTCATCTGGCCTACCCATGGCAGATTCGGAAAGTACACTATCGAATATCACATCCATACAATCCCAGTTACAATCCTTATATGAAACATGTCCAGAACCCATGAAAATCTATCAAAGTCTTCAAAATACTGCAACCAGTGATAAAGTATCAAATTTACAAAAAGCTTTAGACAAGCATACGCATCTTTTGCAAGACCTACAGCAGCAGCAAAGATCCATTGCCGCCACCATCAACTTATCGCAACCGGCTACATATGTTGTCTCATCTGGCGGcggcggcggtggtggtggtgtggtAGCAACGGGCTCGGGAAAAACTGCTACCATAttggtttcaaaatcgaaaaccAAAACCGGTTTACCTTTGCTACTCAAAAATTCCATTAATAATTAG
- the LOC106086730 gene encoding homer protein homolog 2 translates to MGEQPIFTCQAHVFHIDPKTKRTWITASMKAVNVSFFYDSSRNLYRIISVEGPKAVINSTITPNMTFTQTSQKFGQWSDVRANTVYGLGFASEAELTKFVEKFQEVKEATKNALKSANGSTAVTPTTSANTSPISSRTAAMQQNDNAAMVDPHSVEPPNMSNTNTQNANPDSPSHKLLSTTGDTKSEHVTSAPSPAPMVNVSAGGGGGGSVVGMHTGGGGAATSEQQLKYENERLKMALAQSCANAKKWEIELATLKNNNLRLTSALQESTANVDEWKRQLHTYKEENIRLKREIELMRAGAPVPNSVVGGASSELVEELRRELAVLKARNESLQNELRNQELELTTANMNLREKCNDQTMSKMSELNILFAKHLSELFAVQKDMENVIHPPKST, encoded by the exons ATGGG CGAACAACCAATATTCACCTGTCAGGCGCATGTCTTCCATATTGATCCGAAGACCAAGCGTACTTGGATAACTGCCAGTATGAAGGCGGTTAATGTTAGCTTTTTCTATGATTCTTCGCGCAATCTCTACCGCATTATCAGCGTGGAGGGCCCCAAGGCGGTAATCAATTCCACCATTACTCCAAATATGACATTTACACAGACGTCCCAGAAATTTGGCCAATGGAGTGATGTGAGAGCCAATACGGTATATGGCTTGGGGTTTGCTTCGGAAGCAGAACTGACGAAG TTTGTGGAAAAATTCCAGGAGGTTAAAGAAGCCACAAAAAATGCCTTAAAATCGGCTAATG GGTCTACCGCTGTGACTCCGACCACCTCAGCCAATACATCGCCTATAAGCTCACGAACAGCAGCAATGCAACAAAATGACAATGCCGCTATGGTGGATCCCCATTCGGTGGAGCCTCCAAACATGTCAAATACGAATACTCAAAATGCAAATCCAGACAGTCCATCACACAAACTATTGTCAACTACTGGCGACACGAAGTCAGAACATGTGACATCCGCCCCCTCTCCCGCTCCCATGGTAAATGTGAGTGCAGGTGGTGGCGGTGGGGGTAGTGTTGTTGGCATGCATACCGGCGGTGGGGGTGCTGCAACCAGTGAACAAcaattaaaatatgaaaatgaacgCCTGAAAATGGCCTTAGCTCAAAG CTGTGCTAATGCCAAAAAATGGGAAATCGAACTGGCCACtctgaaaaacaacaatttaCGACTAACCAGTGCGCTACAG GAATCCACTGCCAATGTTGATGAATGGAAGCGTCAGCTGCACACTtacaaagaagaaaatatacGATTAAAGCGTGAAATTGAATTGATGCGGGCCGGAGCACCAGTCCCCAATTCTGTGGTGGGCGGGGCCAGCAGTGAGTTGGTCGAAGAGTTGAGACGTGAACTGGCCGTTCTGAAAGCACGCAATGAATCGTTGCAAAACGAGCTTAGAAATCAGGAACTCGAATTGACTACCGCCAACATGAACTTGAGAGAAAAGTGTAATGACCAAACG ATGTCCAAGATGAGTGAGCTGAACATTTTATTTGCTAAACATTTATCAGAATTATTTGCGGTACAAAAAGATATGGAAAATGTAATACATCCACCAAAAAGCACTTGA